One Cydia fagiglandana chromosome 11, ilCydFagi1.1, whole genome shotgun sequence genomic region harbors:
- the LOC134669130 gene encoding uncharacterized protein LOC134669130 produces the protein MSIGKLHEFNVSNGAWSSYMDRVEMYYKVNKVQDEMKVPVLIAAMGDEAYELLENLASPTKPSDLTLVKIKELMSHHLQPTPSSLAERYRFRQRRQNVGENVSTYVAELKKLSKHCKFGSELNGNLRDQFICGLISDLIRQRLFAEDDNITFANAVKLATSLEAAERDAALVEQGKVTSSSGTGDAQAVMFASRARSGTSTFNGGQLRAPVVTQQRRNANFNGRQERHCDACGARSHNYANCKFRDYVCSKCQRTGHLRRVCPDWGAAPGTAARGGARAPARRGGAAAAAPARSAMHFGVADHEPSEDYGGDIEEELHHLCLNNYPAI, from the exons atgtctATCGGCAAGCTACATGAATTTAACGTCAGCAATGGCGCATGGTCATCGTACATGGATCGCGTGGAAATGTACTACAAGGTCAACAAAGTGCAAGACGAAATGAAAGTGCCAGTATTAATTGCAGCGATGGGAGATGAGGCATATGAGCTGCTGGAGAACTTGGCCAGTCCTACAAAGCCATCGGATCTAACCttagttaaaataaaggaattaaTGTCACATCATTTGCAGCCAACACCGTCGTCTTTAGCGGAAAGATACCGGTTTCGACAAAGGCGGCAAAATGTCGGTGAAAATGTATCTACGTATGTGGCGGAgttgaaaaagctgtccaaGCATTGTAAATTTGGCTCAGAGTTAAATGGAAATCTAAGGGATCAATTCATTTGTGGCTTAATCAGCGACTTAATTAGGCAACGGCTTTTTGCGGAGGACGACAACATAACCTTCGCAAATGCAGTCAAACTTGCAACGTCATTGGAGGCAGCAGAGAGGGACGCGGCGTTAGTGGAGCAGGGAAAGGTAACGAGTTCGAGTGGGACGGGAGATGCGCAGGCCGTTATGTTTGCAAGTCGGGCGCGATCGGGTACATCTACATTCAATGGAGGACAATTGCGGGCGCCGGTAGTCACGCAACAGcggcgaaatgcaaattttaatgGCCGGCAGGAGAGGCACTGCGACGCCTGTGGCGCGCGCAGTCATAATTACGCGAATTGCAAGTTCCGGGACTATGTGTGCAGCAAGTGTCAGCGTACAGGCCATTTGCGGCGGGTGTGCCCGGACTGGGGCGCGGCACCGGGAACCGCGGCCCGTGGAGGAGCGCGGGCGCCGGCCCGGCGCGGAggggcagcggcggcggcgccggcgcggagTGCCATGCATTTTGGGGTGGCCGATCACGAACCGAGTGAGGATTACGGCGGAGACATCGAGGAAGAATTACATCACCTATGTTTAAATAACTACCCGGCG ATATGA